The following coding sequences are from one Acidimicrobiales bacterium window:
- a CDS encoding TetR/AcrR family transcriptional regulator, whose amino-acid sequence MTEPVRRKWRGIEPDARTAERRQRLIDAAIDLLSTEGLSGTTVRAVCARAGLHSRYFYESFEDIDTLLVAVFDQLSASFLEEVSAAAEAAPDDPKARLQAAVQKSAEIVTRQTHLVRILNVEAIGNEQLNRRRIRMLHDIAWMIEQDAYRVYGAPAQGEQIGTLSARFLAAGFAELLIAWVGGELDAEAEELAADATELMLAVSEKARQLALSRAAERPRTSRRSRGTA is encoded by the coding sequence ACGACAACGACTGATCGACGCGGCCATCGACCTCCTCTCCACGGAGGGCCTGAGTGGCACCACTGTGAGAGCGGTATGTGCCCGGGCCGGGCTGCACAGCCGCTACTTCTACGAGAGCTTCGAAGACATCGACACTCTGCTCGTTGCCGTCTTCGACCAACTTTCGGCCAGCTTCCTCGAAGAGGTCTCCGCAGCGGCCGAGGCGGCCCCGGACGACCCGAAGGCCCGGCTCCAGGCGGCGGTCCAGAAGTCCGCGGAGATCGTCACCCGCCAGACTCACCTGGTACGCATCCTGAACGTTGAAGCCATTGGTAACGAGCAACTCAACCGGCGCCGGATCCGCATGCTCCACGACATCGCATGGATGATCGAGCAGGATGCATACCGGGTCTACGGCGCGCCGGCGCAGGGCGAGCAGATCGGCACTCTGTCGGCCCGCTTTCTGGCTGCGGGTTTCGCCGAGTTGCTCATCGCATGGGTCGGAGGCGAACTGGACGCCGAAGCGGAAGAGCTGGCTGCGGACGCGACCGAGCTGATGCTGGCGGTCTCGGAGAAGGCCCGGCAGCTCGCCCTCTCTCGGGCCGCGGAGCGGCCGCGAACGTCACGCCGCAGCCGAGGCACCGCCTGA